The genomic interval AAAAgatatattctttttcttatttgttttatcaacCAGGTATACTGCATAAGCCACAGCTAACAGGTGTTCCTTTTAGTTCAGAACAAGCAGATGGACGATACTTCAGCCTTGGACTATAAAGAAGGGAAAGACATGCAAGGGATACCATGGGAAAGATTGAATTATAGCAGGGATCAGTATCGCAAGATGAGGCTGAGGCAATACAAGAATTATGAGAACCTTACTATGCCGCGCGACGGACTAGCAAAGGTGAGACTCTTCTGATTTTCTGCTTAAACATTATGCTTTTTCTTGCGCGAATGCTTTCGATTGTCTAGTATATGATTTCTTCATTTGTTTCTTTAGGAATGTAAACAAGTGGAGAGAAAAGACACTTTCTATGATTTTCACTTGAATACAAGACTTGTCAAGTCAACAATAGTTCATTTTCAGGTACTGATTTCCTCTGGCTTACCGTTCAGATAGTTGCATGCATAAGATAGCTGGGATGCGCATTTGGGTGTCTACTTTTACagaaatttttgaattaaCCATGATAACTTTATGATGTTCCCCTAGCACCATATGAATGTGCTCCTTTGTTTTGTGCATTAATTTCTGAAAGAAAGAGATAATTAGCTACCAACAGTCTAACTTTTAACTACAATCAACTCTGGTAATAGAAAAGGGAGAGGATTTCCTCTCTatctaaaaaaaggaaaagaaaaacgatacacaagctttaaaaaaatcatccatgTGGTTTCAACATCTACCGTTCTTATGCACGTAATATTTATCTACATTATTCTTTGGTTTGCTATGATTAACTAATAGTctttaaattttcatattgttATGCATATCATCATTTAAATGTGCACAGCTTGCATCATTAGATACTATTTAATCAAGTATACTGTTGGTACATTTctgcatttttgtttatatagaCATAATATTTACTGCAGGTCGTATGATGAGTTGAGTCAGAATATGCTAAACTGGGGTTAATAGTTTTTGATACCAGCAAATAAACCCATGATATTAGGGCAGATGCAATATCTTACTTCTCAGGTGGATGGCTATTCTCAGCAGACGCCGCAATTATACACATGTGGAATATGGTATGATAGGATGCTTTATGATAGGAAAAGCTGTTAAATAAGTCACCTTGAATTTTGTTTGCAGGTTGGAGGCAAGGATGAGAGTTCAGAAATCATTATGCACTATCATTTGTTGTTATATAGTTTATGGTGTGTGAATAGATTGCTTGTCTTGTTACAGCTTGTGTGGTGTATGTTGTCTAACTGCATGTTTTGGTTTTGATTCTGTTGTGTTTTTAACTTTCTGGCTAGCTATGTTTGCCCAAAACTTGATGGTAGAAATTCACATTGGGCTTGCTAATTGAAACCAAATGGTACTGAatattgattaaaaatgaaCAATGAACATTCCATTTTATCATGTACCATTGATAGAGCTCCATGGTCTTGTTTGGGGGATCTTCTGCGAGACGCAGTTTCTCACAAAATCttcagaagtcagaagctCTCTTAAATAACACacatattttgaaaaatctgTTGTAGAATgtagaaaatgaactagaagCTGAaaacccatttttttttccaaattcaGAGAAGTTATCTTCCCACCAATTGCTTCTCACTTCTCAGAATCTTAAACCTCCTACAAACAGAAACCATATCTCCTTGCTGAACATAAAGGATAACTTGTTAGGCAGTAGCATGAAGATGTCTGCAATTGTAATACATACTATGCTAGAAACTGGCGAGTGACTGTTCTAGTTTTCTATGCATTCTGGCACATCTCTAGTAGTTCTGTGATAATGTACCAGCACATTAGAGGAACTGAAGGAAAAATCACATTTACTGCCATGTAACCATTTTAGGTAGTGCCTGCTGCATTTTTACCATACAAACGTGCCATCGATTTTGCATGATCACATCTTTTAGTACCATCTGCATTATAttcagttgattttttttctgccaaATGTTATGACCATGCTCTTATGGACATCTGCAGCTGAGGAACCTGCTGTGGGCTACTTCCAAGCATGATGTCTACCTGATGCAGAACTACTCTGTCATGCACTGGTCTCCCCTGCTCCAGAGAGGGAAGGAAGTGCTCAACGTTGCAGGCCAACTCACTGCCACCCAGGTTTGTTGCTCAGCTTTGCGTGCACTTGGAACATGATTCACACCATTCTCTAACCTGCACCGCTACCCGCAATTCAGAATGTCCGGGGAGCGAGGCCATTGTCGAGGGTGCAAATCAGTTCCATGGCGGTAAAAGGCAACCTCATGGTAGCTGGTGGATTCCAGGGTGAGCTCATCTGCAAGGTATGAGCAGAGTGTAGAATGTGCAGATTTCTGTTGATGTTTCTGTTGTAAGTGTCGCTCACAGCTTCACCTCATGGGTAGTATGTTGATCAACCTGGAGTGGCGTTTTGTACGAACCTGACCGGGAACAGCAATTCCATCATGAACGCCGTCGACGTCTACCAAGACCCTAAGTAAGCAAACCCCCCATGAATCTGGGTTTTCAGAACGGGCTTAACTGGtaactgaatttttttttttttgatctcGTCGTCAATTTCAGTGGCGCTACACGAGTGATGGCTGCGAACAACGACTGCACTGTCAGAACCTTTGACACCGAGAGATACAGCCTCAT from Oryza brachyantha chromosome 3, ObraRS2, whole genome shotgun sequence carries:
- the LOC102706824 gene encoding uncharacterized WD repeat-containing protein C2A9.03 isoform X2 produces the protein MDDTSALDYKEGKDMQGIPWERLNYSRDQYRKMRLRQYKNYENLTMPRDGLAKECKQVERKDTFYDFHLNTRLVKSTIVHFQLRNLLWATSKHDVYLMQNYSVMHWSPLLQRGKEVLNVAGQLTATQNVRGARPLSRVQISSMAVKGNLMVAGGFQGELICKYVDQPGVAFCTNLTGNSNSIMNAVDVYQDPNGATRVMAANNDCTVRTFDTERYSLISQFPFQWSVNNTSVSPDGKLLAVLGDSTNCLIADSQSGKEIARLKGHLDYSFSSAWHPDGRVVATGNQDRTCRLWDVRNLSRSVAALGGRIGAVRGLRYSPDGRFLAVSEPADFVHVYDASAGYAAAQEIDLFGEIAGVAFSPGDGEGGGESLFVSIADRTYGSLLEFRRRRRLGYLDCYV